A genomic stretch from Prionailurus bengalensis isolate Pbe53 chromosome E2, Fcat_Pben_1.1_paternal_pri, whole genome shotgun sequence includes:
- the HCST gene encoding hematopoietic cell signal transducer isoform X1: MAPSSDILFLLLLPVAAALTTPGSCSGCGPPSLPMLVGLMAADLVVSLLIVAVVFVCACPRRRPTQEDDKIYMNMPGRG; encoded by the exons ATGGCCCCTTCCAGTGACATCCTGTTCCTGCTTTTGCTCCCAG TGGCTGCGGCTCTGACAACCCCAG GTTCCTGTTCCGGATGTGGGCCCCCCTCCCTGCCGATGCTGGTAGGCCTCATGGCCGCCGATTTGGTGGTGTCGCTGCTGATCGTTGCCGTGGTGTTTGTGTGTGCTTGCCCCCGCCGCAGGCCCACCCAAG aagatGACAAAATCTACATGAACATGCCTGGCAGGGGCTGA
- the HCST gene encoding hematopoietic cell signal transducer isoform X2, translated as MAPSSDILFLLLLPVAAALTTPGSCSGCGPPSLPMLVGLMAADLVVSLLIVAVVFVCACPRRRPTQDDKIYMNMPGRG; from the exons ATGGCCCCTTCCAGTGACATCCTGTTCCTGCTTTTGCTCCCAG TGGCTGCGGCTCTGACAACCCCAG GTTCCTGTTCCGGATGTGGGCCCCCCTCCCTGCCGATGCTGGTAGGCCTCATGGCCGCCGATTTGGTGGTGTCGCTGCTGATCGTTGCCGTGGTGTTTGTGTGTGCTTGCCCCCGCCGCAGGCCCACCCAAG atGACAAAATCTACATGAACATGCCTGGCAGGGGCTGA